One genomic region from Nymphaea colorata isolate Beijing-Zhang1983 chromosome 12, ASM883128v2, whole genome shotgun sequence encodes:
- the LOC116265142 gene encoding nicotinamide/nicotinic acid mononucleotide adenylyltransferase has translation MDVPLPLHKLSLPYADEADPVYASPRDQVVVLVSTGSFNPPTYMHLRMFELAKDALNSRGFFVIGGYMSPVNDTYGKKGLVSAQHRIHLCELACKSSSFIMVDSWEAQQSSYQRTLTVLGRIQRSLVDSELIPKESLKVMLLCGSDLLESFSIPGAWIRDQVRIICRDFGVVSIRREGKDVEKIIAKDDILHENKDNIVVVDELVPNHISSTRIRECIARGLSVKYLTADEVIDYIHQHQLYANTEEKQTQ, from the exons ATGGATGTGCCGTTGCCCCTGCATAAACTTTCGTTGCCATACGCGGACGAAGCCGACCCAGTGTACGCCTCTCCAAG GGATCAAGTTGTTGTACTGGTATCAACTGGGAGTTTTAACCCTCCAACCTACATGCATTTGCGCATgtttg AACTAGCGAAGGATGCACTGAATTCCAGAGGATTTTTTGTTATTGGTGGATATATGTCACCTGTAAATGACACATATGGTAAAAAG GGACTCGTTTCTGCACAGCATAGGATTCACTTGTGTGAGCTGGCCTGCAAgagttcatcattcataatggTTGACTCATGGGAG GCACAACAAAGCAGCTACCAGCGTACATTGACAGTTTTGGGCAGAATCCAGAGATCCCTGGTTGACAGCGAATTGATTCCCAAAG AGTCTCTCAAGGTCATGCTTTTGTGTGGTTCTGATTTACTTGAATCTTTTAGCATCCCTGGAGCTTGGATTCGTGATCAG gtCAGGATAATCTGTAGAGATTTTGGAGTTGTAAGTATTCGTCGGGAAGGAAAAGATGTTGAAAAGATTATAGCCAAAGACGACATCTTGCATGAAAATAAG GATAACATAGTTGTTGTTGATGAGCTGGTGCCCAACCATATAAGTTCAACAAGAATTAG GGAGTGCATAGCACGAGGACTCTCTGTAAAATATTTGACGGCAGATGAAGTAATCGACTACATTCACCAGCATCAGCTTTATGCAAATACAGAAGAAAAGCAAACACAATAA